A stretch of Pseudomonas sp. LRP2-20 DNA encodes these proteins:
- the paaY gene encoding phenylacetic acid degradation protein PaaY, with protein MPCYRLDGLTPVVDPTAYVHPSAVLIGDVIVGPRCYVGPLASLRGDFGRIVLEEGANLQDTCVMHGFPGGDTVIERNGHVGHGAVLHGCRVGEDALIGMNAVVMDAAYIAPRCIVGATAFVKAGFECPEQSLVMGAPAQVKRPLTEQEVSWKQRGTAEYQRLSQRCMATMVECPPLSAAEAQRPRMGDGGFRPKGEAGA; from the coding sequence ATGCCTTGCTATCGACTCGACGGCCTGACCCCGGTGGTCGACCCCACTGCATATGTGCACCCCAGTGCCGTGCTGATCGGTGATGTCATCGTCGGCCCGCGCTGCTACGTTGGCCCGCTGGCGTCCCTGCGCGGCGATTTCGGGCGCATCGTGCTGGAAGAAGGGGCGAACCTGCAGGACACCTGCGTCATGCATGGCTTCCCGGGTGGTGACACGGTGATCGAGCGCAATGGCCATGTCGGCCACGGCGCGGTGCTGCATGGTTGCCGCGTGGGCGAAGACGCGCTGATCGGCATGAATGCCGTGGTCATGGACGCCGCGTACATCGCGCCACGCTGCATCGTCGGCGCCACGGCCTTCGTCAAAGCAGGCTTCGAGTGCCCCGAGCAGAGCCTGGTGATGGGTGCGCCAGCCCAGGTCAAGCGCCCGCTGACCGAGCAGGAAGTGAGCTGGAAGCAGCGCGGCACCGCCGAGTACCAGCGCCTGAGCCAGCGCTGCATGGCGACGATGGTAGAATGCCCACCGCTGAGCGCAGCCGAAGCGCAGCGCCCGCGCATGGGTGACGGTGGCTTCAGGCCCAAAGGCGAGGCGGGCGCATGA